The Pelagicoccus enzymogenes region TGTTTAGCGCAAGGACATAGTTAACACATGTTAAGGTACATGGTTAACGCTTTTCAGGTGGGCTTCTTGCTCCCCCTGGACGCCTAGGCGTCCAGGGGGAGCAAGAAGCGCGTTGTAGTTGTTTCTAGGCTTGGTCGCGCGGCTCAGGTCGATCATCCCCAAGCTTTTCCAGCAGTAGAAAACTTCCCAGCGAAGATCGTCGAACTGGTTTATCGCCACGCTTTCCCCGATGAAGGCCCTTCCGATGAAGAAGCTGCGTCCCTTGAACATCAGGTCGCCTTTGCTCTTCACCTTGCGCACCTGCTCGGCCTCGCCGTAGAAGCTCAGGCAGTGGGGTATGGTCGCGGGCAAGGCTCGCTCCGAGGCGCGGTAGCGGTCGGCGGGGCAGTCGAGATCGAGCGAGCGGTGCGGGCGGACGTGGTTGTAGGTCTCGCGAAACCGGGCGAACTCCCGGTCGCAATGCTCGAGGTCGCGCCACAGCGTGGTCCTGCCCAGCAGCTCGTGCTTGAGGGTCTGGTGGAAGCGTTCCTCCTTGCCTTGCGTCTGGGGGTGCAGGGGGCGGCCGTGGATCGTCTCCACCCCCAGGCGCAGCAGCCAGGCCTCCAGCTCGCTGGCCGCCCCGAACCCCCGCCCCCAGGGCGAACCGTTGTCGCAGAGGATGGCCCAAGGCAGCCCGTACTTGCCGAAGCATGACAGCAGGCATTCCTGCACCGTGGAGGTCCTCTCGTCCTCGCAGGCCTTGAGGATGAGGTTGAAGCGGGAGTGGTCGTCGCAGGCGGTGAGCGGGTGGCAGCGCTTCGACCCGGCCATCTCGAAGTGCCCCTTGAAGTCCATCTGCCAAAGCTCGTTGGGCTGCGAACGCTCGAAGCTCCTGGGCGCCACGCACGGGCGAGAGCCTTGGCCGAGCAAGCCGGCGCGGCGGATGATGTTGTGCACGGTGGTCGCCGAGGGAAGCTCCTTTTCCCCGGCGTTTTGCAGCAGGCGGCGCAGCTTGCGCGCTCCCCAGCAGTCGTGCTTGCGGCGAAGCTCCAAGACCTTCCTCTCCACCTCGGGGCAGCTCTTGTTGGGCTGCCCCGCCGGCCGACGCGAGCGGTCCTCCAGACCAGGCAAGCCTTCCTTGCGGTAGCGCTCCAGCCACTTGTAGGCAGTCGGCGGGCTTATGCCGAAACGGCGGATCAGCTCGCGTTTGTTCGCTCCAGGCTTCGATGCCAGGAAGACGAAATCTCTTCTTTGGGTTATCTTATCGGTCTCCATCCACGGCATACAGAAGTGTTAACCATGTCTGTTAACACCTGTTAACCATGTATCTTGACCAGACACTCGCGGCACGCCGCATCGGCAGGATCAGTCCCTGCTGCACGCCTTTGACCCGCGTCCGCATTGCAAGAGCAACCCAACATTCCCATTAGACAAAACGCAGCCTCTAGCTACACTGGATCTCCATGCCCCACCACGACCTCCAGTGGATCCTCGAACACGGAAAGCTCAGGCTGACCACACCGCCCGTTCTCTACCACTGCGAGCCCATCTGGAGCTGGAACGTCGATTCCCTTCCCGAGCACGCCCTCCTTCTTATCCTAGAAGGCCGCGGACAGCTCATCGTCAACGGCGCCGCTTCCGATCTCCGCCAAGGCATTTGCTATTTCCTGAAACCAGGATCCAAAGTCGCGGCCCAGCAAAACCCTTCCTATCCGCTCTTCCTCTTTCTCGCTCGCTTTGACATTCTGGATACAAACGGAAAGCTCGCCGCCCTCCCTCCAGGCGAGCGGCCCTTCCACAGCGTATTCATCCGTAAAGTACGCAGCCTAGAAACCTTGGCGGAATTGGTCGTCAGCCATCGGACTAACGACCCGCTCTTCCAGGATGCCATCAACATGCTCATCCGCCTCTTGGTGGAAGAGGCCGCCCGTCACGCTGGCGACTTCGACTCGAACGCTTGCGAAGCGCTTCACGCCATCGAGAACGATCTCGCACGCAAATGGACCGTTGCCGCACTCGCCAAAGAAGCCCAAATGCCTCGAGGAGCCTTCGCTCGCTCCTTCCGCCGCATGATGAACGAGCCGCCCATTCACTACGTCATCCGCCGCCGCATGGAAGAGGCCAAACGGCAGATCCAGCAGTCCTCCCTCTCCATCGAAGAAATCGCCATCAACCTCGGCTACAGCGATCTGAGCTTTTTTAGGAAACTGTTCCTCGAGCGAATCGGTTATCCCGTTGAATCGATCCGCGAAAACCGTGAATTTTAAGCACATCGGGAATCCGATCGAAATTTTCTATAGCCTCTATTTATCGCTATTTCCGCACAATCGCCGCTGTTTTCTTGATGCTTTCCGCTTCAACCCCTTTAAAAACCTGAAACTATGAGCGAAAACGCAGTACTTCTCGTAAATCTTGGATCGCCAGACTCGACATCCACCGCGGATGTTCGCCGCTACCTCAAGGAATTCCTCTCCGACGACCGCGTTCTCGACACCTGGAAACCGCTTCAACAGTTCGTCTTGAACTGCTTCATCCTCCCGACCCGTCCCAAACGATCGGCTGAAGCCTACCAGAAAGTTTGGACCGAGGAAGGCTCGCCGCTGATCGTGACCAGCAAGAACTTACAAAAGCTTCTGCAAGAGAAGATCGAGCCCACCGTCGAGCTCGCCATGCGCTACGGAAGCCCCTCCATTCCCGAGGCCATCGATCGCATGAAAGCCAACGGAGTGAAAAACGTTTTCCTCGTTCCCCTGTATCCGCACTACGCCATGTCCAGCTACGAGACTGTCGTCGTCAAGGTCATGGAAGAGGTCGCCGCTAAGGCTCCGGAGATGAAAGTGACCACTCAGCAACCTTTCTACAACGACCCTGCCTATATCGAAGCCCTCTACAAAAGCGCGAAACCGTATCTAGAGGACGAATACGACCATTTGCTGTTCTCTTACCATGGCATTCCCGAGCGGCACCTCAACAAAGCCGACTCCTCAAAAGCGCATTGCAACGTCGTCAAGGACTGCTGTACCACCTGCAGCCCAGCGCACAGCACCTGCTACAAGCACCAGTGCGTCAAAACCACCGAGCTCTTCGTAAAGCGAGCCGGCATTCCTGAAGGGAAATGGTCCATATCCTTCCAGTCCCGTCTCGGCCGCGAGCCCTGGCTCACTCCCTATACCGACCACGTCTTGGAGGAACTTCCCGAGAAGGGCAAAAAGAAGCTTGTCGTCATGACTCCTGCCTTCGTCTCCGATTGCCTGGAAACGCTCGAAGAAATCGCCATGGAAGGAAAAGAGGAATTCCTCGAAGCCGGAGGCGAGAAATTTACCGCTGTTCCCTGCATGAACGAGCACCCCGCTTGGATACAGTTCATGGCCGACAAGTCCCTGGAATGGCTAAATCAGTAGGAGCGAGCTCGCTCGCGATCCCGCCACCCAAATACACCAACCGAATCGCGAGCAAGCTCGCTCCTACCCCAACACCTTCTCCACCGCTTCGATCACCGGTATCCTACCTTCGGATACACTACGTTCCAGCTCTGCAAAGGTTTCGTCAACCGCTTGTCTCCGGTAGAACGAGTCCAACACACGCTGCTCCAGCAAGGTGCGAAACCACTTCGCATTTTGCTTGGCCCGAATGGACTCAAAACGGTTCTCGACTTTCAGCTTTTCGCAAAAGGCCTGCACCATTTCCCAAACGTCCCAGACGCCGGTTCCTTCCAGTCCTGAACAGCAAACCGCCTTGGGCTCCCAGCCTTCGGTAAAGGGATGCAGGTGATGAAGCACCCGCGCATATTCGCCGCGAGCGACTTTGGTGCGGCCCACATTATCTCCGTCGGACTTGTTGACCACGATGGCGTCCGCCATCTCGATCACGCCCTTCTTGATCCCTTGCAGCTCGTCGCCCGCTCCTGCCAATTGCAGCAAGAGAAAGAAATCCACCATGGAACGCACCGCAATCTCGCTTTGGCCAACACCTACCGTCTCCACGAAGATCACCTTGTATCCAGCGGCTTCACACAAGATGATCGACTCGCGCGTTTTCGCTGCCACGCCACCTAGCGTTTTTCCGGCAGGTGACGGGCGAATGAACGCCCGTTCGTCCCGGCAAAGCTTTTCCATGCGCGTCTTGTCGCCCAGAATGCTACCACCCGTCACTGAACTGCTAGGGTCCACAGCAAGTACCGCAATTCGCTTGTCCGCTTCGCAGAGCAACTTGCCGATACATTCCAAAAACTGGCTTTTGCCTGCTCCCGGAATTCCGGTGATGCCGATCCGAATCGAATCTCCAGAGTGAGGCAAACAACGACGCAACAGCTCGCGAGCGATCTCTTGATGCCGCGGCGCCTCGCTCTCTACGCAAGTGATACCGCGGGCCAAAGCTGTTCGGTTGCCCGCCAGAATGCCTTCTGAGAGCTGCTCCACGTCGAGTGGAGCTCTCCGCGGCTTGCGCACGACCTTGATCGCGGGCGAGGATTCGACCTTACCGGCCATCACCTCACCCGCAAATTTGGTCTTGTCGGCGTCGCTTGGATGCCACTCTGGCGCACGGGTCTTGCCCTGCTCGCTCATACTGCCTCTTCGAAGGTCTCGACAAGAGCTTCGAGAATCTTCTTGGCCGACTCTGGGATAATCGTGCCAGGCCCAAAGATGGCGCTCGCGCCGTTCTCATAGAGGTAGTCGTAGTCCTGAGCAGGGATAACTCCGCCACAAACGACCAGAATGTCTTCGCGGCCATGAGCCTTGAGAGCTTTCACCAACATGGGCAACAAGGTCTTGTGCCCCGCGGCCAAGGAACTCATCGCGAGCACGTGAACGTCGTTCTCCACCGCTTGACGTGCAGCTTCTTCCGGAGTTTGGAAAAGCGGCCCAATGTCGACGTCGAATCCAAGATCTGCATACGCTGTCGATACAACCTTCGCGCCGCGGTCGTGTCCGTCTTGGCCGAGCTTTGCTACCATGATACGCGGACGCCGGCCTTCCAACTTCTCGAACTTTTCTACCAACTGTTTGACCTCATCCATAGAGTTGCCCTTTCCAAATTCCTTCGAGTAGACGCCTGAAATGGAGCGAATCTGGGCCTTGTAACGGCCAAAGGTCGCCTCCATCGCATCCGAGATTTCGCCGAGAGATGCACGAGCTTGCGCCGCTTCCACCGCGAGCCCAAGCAGGTTGCCTTCGCCTCCCGCCGCGCAGGCGGCCAAGGCATCGAGCGCTGCCTTGCACTTTGCCGCATCACGGTTCGCTCGCAGCGCCTCGAGACGCTTGATCTGCGAATCGCGTACCGCGGAGTTGTCGATATCGAGAATCTCTAGCGGATCTTCCTTTTCCAAGCGGAACTTGTTGAGTCCCACGATCGTCTCCGCGCCGCTGTCGATGCGCGCTTGGCGACGAGCTGCCGCCTCTTCGATACGAAGCTTGGGAATGCCCTCCTCGATCGCCTTCGTCATGCCGCCGAGCGACTCGATCTCCTCGATGTGAGCCCATGCTTTCTCCATCAAATCTTTGGTCAAGGACTCCACGTAGTAGCTGCCGCCCCAAGGGTCGATCACATTACAGATGCCGGTCTCCTCCTGCAGGAAAAGCTGGGTATTGCGAGCGATACGAGCGGAGAAATCCGTCGGCAGCGCAATGGCCTCGTCCAAGGCGTTTGTATGCAAACTTTGGGTATGTCCGCAAGCTGCTGCCAAAGCTTCGATCGCCGTGCGAGCAACGTTGTTGAAGGGGTCTTGCTCGGTCAGCGACCAACCGGAAGTCTGCGAGTGCGTACGCAAGGCAAGCGACTTCGGGTTCTTCGGGTTGAACTGCTTGACCAGCTTGGCCCAGAGCAGGCGAGCTGCTCGCATCTTGGCGACTTCCATGAAGAAGTTCTTACCGATCGCCCAGAAGAAGGAGAGCCGTGGAGCGAAGCTGTCGATGTCGAGCCCCGCGTCTACCCCCTTGCGCAAGTACTCAAGTCCGTCCGCCAGCGTATAGCCCATTTCCAAGTCTGCGGTGGCTCCCGCTTCTTGCATGTGGTAACCGGAGATAGAGATCGAATTGAAGCGTGGCATGTTCTTCGAAGTAAACTCGAAGATGTCGCCGATGATTTTCATGCTGGGAGCAGGCGGATAAATATAGGTGTTCCGTACCATGAACTCCTTCAAGATGTCGTTTTGGATCGTTCCGCTCAGTTGATCTAAGGTGCAACCTTGCTCCAACGCCGCTGCGATATAGAAGGCGAGAACCGGAATTACCGCCCCGTTCATCGTCATGGATACGGAAACTTGGTCCAATGGGATCTTGTCGAAAAGGATCTTCATGTCCTCTACCGAGTCGATCGCAACACCGGCCTTGCCCACGTCACCAGAAACTCGCGGGTGGTCGCTGTCGTAGCCGCGGTGCGTCGCCAGGTCGAACGCCACGGAGAGGCCTTGCTGCCCTGCAGCAATGTTGCGGCGGTAGAACGCATTCGACTCTTCCGCCGTTGAAAATCCCGCGTACTGACGCACCGTCCACGGACGGAAGACGTACATCGTCGCGTAGGGCCCACGTAAGAAAGGAGCCAAACCGGCCGTGAAGCCGAGATGCGTCATACCCTCGCAATCCACTTTCGTGTAGAGCGGCTTTACCGGAATCCGCTCCATGGTCTCGTGAGACGTTTCGTGTGGAGTCTTGCCGCTTTCCGCCTTGAAAGCCGCTTTCCAATTCGAGCCCTGCGCGTCGGTCTCGTTCGCCTCGTAAGCAAGCGTAGAGAAATCTACTGTTTTCATTGTATAAATTTTTTAATTACAGAACACCAAGCCATTCGAGATGGGCTTTATTCACTTCGTAGTTGTTCGACTTCACGAAAATGTAGTCGTCTAAACCTGCTTCCTTGAACGTCGCCAGATTGTCTCCGGGAAAGCCCGCTAAGAGCAGCGTCATATCGGGTGCCGCTTTCTTAAGAGCCGATGCTAGCTCAGGTACCTTTTCGACATAGTCCGGATCCGTACCGCACATGACGGCAATTCGGGCGCCTGACCTGATAAAGTCCTTAACTCCTGTATCGACGTCTTCGATACCAGATCCGTAGATACATTCGAATCCACCTGCCGCAAAAAAGGAGCGGGTGAAGTCGGCCCGTATCTTGTGTTTCTTCAACGGCCCTAGATTCGCGAGAAAAATTTGTGGAGCCGTACCTGTCTTTTCCTTGTACTTAGCCGCTGCTGCCCGCAACGCTTCGTAGCGCTGAGCAAGGCGCCAGCTCGGTAGCGGCGTATCCAAAATCTCTTCAACAGCATCGGAACGGAAGAGCTTGGTAACGCATCCAACGGTCGCTCCCTTAGCGATCGCATCGATCAAGAAGACAATCTTCTCACCTTCCGGCGTATCCTCATAAGCCTTACGAACTGCGGCGCAGTCGTTCTCCTGGCGACGCGACTTGGCCGCGTTGCGGGCCTTGTCCTTAAAAGCTGGATTCGTGACAACCCGAGCCTCCAGGGGCTTTTCTTCGAGATTTGGATACTGGTTGGTTCCGATCAGGCTAGCACGACGTTGTCCTAACATGCTTTCGCGGGAGGCTCGCGTGGCGGCGAGCGTCTCCTGCCATTTTCCTGACTTGAGGGAGGCCACTATTCCGCCCTCCTTTTCCAAGTTTTGGAATGCCGCCCAGGCTTTTTTGGCTAGCTCGTCGGTGAGAGAGTCGATGTACCAAGAGCCACCCGCAGGATCGATCACATGTGTGAGTTCGCACTCTTCCTGCAAAATCACCTGCAAGTTGCGCGCAAGGCGACGAGAGAAGTCGTCCGGCAAACGCACCGTCTCGTCGAAACAGCCCACGCATATGCTCGAAGCTCCACCTACCACTGCCGAAAAGGCCTCCGTCGTGGTTCGCAACATGTTCACGTAAGGATCGAGCTGGGTCTTGTTCGCCATGCCAGTGCGAGCATGGATCTTCATACGGCACGCTTCTGGCCCCCCTCCCAGTTCTTTGACGACTCGAGCCCACAGCATGCGAGCAACCTTGAACTTAGCGATCTCCATGAAGAAATTACCGCCAATCGACAAGGTGAAACGCAACTGACCCGCCGCCTCGTCTACAGAAATGCCACGCGCATCCATAGCCCTCAGATAAGCGACTCCTGTGGAGAGTACGCTGGCCAGTTCTTCCGTAGCGCTAGCTCCAGCGCCGTGATAAGGGATGCCGCTGATACCGGCTGCGGAGAAGTCGGGAGCATTTTGGGCATTATGCCTCACCAGCAAAGCCAACTCATCCAACAAGGCATCCAAGGAAGCAGGCAACTTTCCGCGAGCAGCCAAGACTCCGTAAGGGTCCATGTTGAGGCCCCCCTTCACCTGCGCCGTATCCAATCCCTGTTCCTTCAACCAAGCGTTGAAAAGGGCCTGCGTGCTAAGTCCCGCGCATCCAGATTGGAAATACACCGGAAGGTAGCCTGCCTTCACGCCATTGAGAGCCACCTTCAGATCGTCCAAGGTCGACAGGGAGAGACCACATTCGCCCACTTGCGCGTCCGTCGCCTGGTCAGGATCCAAGCCCAACTGCGAAGCAGAGTCCAGCAGCGCGTTCACCGCGCTCTGTCCCGCGTTCAAATCCTTCAAGAGCGCCTCGTTGAAAACCTGTGGATCCCCATAAGGCTGCTCCTGGGCGATCTCCCAAGGACTGCCGAGGTAACCGCTAGGATTCGCCCCACGAGCGAAATTGCCCTCCCCCGGCGCTTCCGTGGAAGTCACTCGCTCTGCGACATCCTCCTGGCGATAGATCGGCTGCAACACGATCCCCTCCGGAGTTTTCGTAAGCATACGCTTCTCGAAGGGAGCGCCCTTGAGCAACGCTTCCGCTGCCGCTCGCCACTCTTCGTAAGTTGCTTGTTTAAAATCTTTTAGAAGATCTTCGTTCGTTTCTGTGCTCATGTTGAAAAACCGATCAAGCGAGCCCTCCGGAGAAGCGACTTAGGACCTCCTCCACATACCTCAGGGCTCTCGCCTCAAAACTTTTAAATTAGTTAATGTGATACGTAAGAATGTTTGACTTTAGCATTTCTTATCGTCAAGTCTCAAATCATTACAAACCTATCATTAAATAATGATTCAGCAAATCGACCATATCGGAATCGCGGTGAAGGACCTGGAAAAGGCCTCCCGCTACTACGAAGAATCGCTCGGCCTCGAGCTCCACGGCACCGAAGTCGTCGCGTCCCAGAAGGTGAAAACCGCCTTTTTTGCGGCGGGGGACGTGCACATTGAGCTTCTGGAAGCAACCGATGCGGATAGTCCCATCGCCAAGTTCATAGAAAAGAAGGGTGAAGGGATCCACCACATCGCCTTCCGTACCGACAACATTGGCGGACAGCTCGACAAGGCCAAGGACAGCGGCTGCGCACTCATACACGAAGTGCCCATCGAGGGCGCGGGCGAAAAGCTAGTCGCCTTCCTCCACCCGAAATCGACTTTCGGCGTTCTCACCGAGTTTTGCATGAGCAAGCAGAGCTAAGCCCTCCCCACACCTATACCTGCTAAGTCATTTTAGAACCTTTTCTCTGAACATGAGTATCAACCCAAAATTGTTGGAAGACCTTTCCGCAAGGCGTAAGACCGCAGAGCTGGCGGGCGGAAAAGACAAATTGGAAAAGCGTAAAGCCAAGGGACAACTCTCGGCTCGCGAACGCCTCCAGGCTTTGTTTGACAACGGTGAGTTTCAGGAGTTCGGCCAACACGCGGCCCACACCTGCCACCGTTTCGGACTGAAGGACAAGAAGCTCCCAGGCGACGGTGTCGTCTGCGGGGCAGGCTTCGTCGACGGTCGCCCGGTTGCCGCCTTCAGCCAAGACTTCACGGTCGGCGGCGGCGCCCTCGGACGTATCCACTCCAAGAAGATCTGCGATCTGATGGACTATGCCCACGACACCGGCATTCCCGTCGTTTCCGTCAACGACTCCGGAGGAGCTCGTATCCAAGAAGGCGTGGATTCACTTTCTGGATACGGTCAGGTATTCTACAAGAACGTCTTCCTGTCGGGCGTGGTGCCCCAAGTCGCTATCATCGCCGGTCCCTGCGCTGGCGGAGCAGCCTATTCGCCCGCCCTCGCCGACTTCATCATCATGACGCAGAAGAACGCAAACATGTTCATCTGCGGGCCGGGAGTCATCAAGGCGGCAACCGGCGAGAACGCCTCGCTGGAGCAATTCGCAACCGCATCCGCCCACGCCTCCGTTGCAGGAAACATCCACATCGTAGCCGACGACGACAAGCATGCGATCGAGCTTTCCGCTGAGCTCCTCTCCTACCTGCCCAGCAACAACATCTCGGATCCCCCCCACCATTTGGACGCCGAGTGGGAAATCCCTCACGACCCACGCATGAACGAGGCCGTGCCCGACACCAACAAGATGCCACTCGATACCCACGAGGTCATCTCCTACTTGGTAGACGACGAGC contains the following coding sequences:
- a CDS encoding IS481 family transposase, which encodes MPWMETDKITQRRDFVFLASKPGANKRELIRRFGISPPTAYKWLERYRKEGLPGLEDRSRRPAGQPNKSCPEVERKVLELRRKHDCWGARKLRRLLQNAGEKELPSATTVHNIIRRAGLLGQGSRPCVAPRSFERSQPNELWQMDFKGHFEMAGSKRCHPLTACDDHSRFNLILKACEDERTSTVQECLLSCFGKYGLPWAILCDNGSPWGRGFGAASELEAWLLRLGVETIHGRPLHPQTQGKEERFHQTLKHELLGRTTLWRDLEHCDREFARFRETYNHVRPHRSLDLDCPADRYRASERALPATIPHCLSFYGEAEQVRKVKSKGDLMFKGRSFFIGRAFIGESVAINQFDDLRWEVFYCWKSLGMIDLSRATKPRNNYNALLAPPGRLGVQGEQEAHLKSVNHVP
- a CDS encoding helix-turn-helix domain-containing protein, with product MPHHDLQWILEHGKLRLTTPPVLYHCEPIWSWNVDSLPEHALLLILEGRGQLIVNGAASDLRQGICYFLKPGSKVAAQQNPSYPLFLFLARFDILDTNGKLAALPPGERPFHSVFIRKVRSLETLAELVVSHRTNDPLFQDAINMLIRLLVEEAARHAGDFDSNACEALHAIENDLARKWTVAALAKEAQMPRGAFARSFRRMMNEPPIHYVIRRRMEEAKRQIQQSSLSIEEIAINLGYSDLSFFRKLFLERIGYPVESIRENREF
- the hemH gene encoding ferrochelatase produces the protein MSENAVLLVNLGSPDSTSTADVRRYLKEFLSDDRVLDTWKPLQQFVLNCFILPTRPKRSAEAYQKVWTEEGSPLIVTSKNLQKLLQEKIEPTVELAMRYGSPSIPEAIDRMKANGVKNVFLVPLYPHYAMSSYETVVVKVMEEVAAKAPEMKVTTQQPFYNDPAYIEALYKSAKPYLEDEYDHLLFSYHGIPERHLNKADSSKAHCNVVKDCCTTCSPAHSTCYKHQCVKTTELFVKRAGIPEGKWSISFQSRLGREPWLTPYTDHVLEELPEKGKKKLVVMTPAFVSDCLETLEEIAMEGKEEFLEAGGEKFTAVPCMNEHPAWIQFMADKSLEWLNQ
- the meaB gene encoding methylmalonyl Co-A mutase-associated GTPase MeaB; translation: MSEQGKTRAPEWHPSDADKTKFAGEVMAGKVESSPAIKVVRKPRRAPLDVEQLSEGILAGNRTALARGITCVESEAPRHQEIARELLRRCLPHSGDSIRIGITGIPGAGKSQFLECIGKLLCEADKRIAVLAVDPSSSVTGGSILGDKTRMEKLCRDERAFIRPSPAGKTLGGVAAKTRESIILCEAAGYKVIFVETVGVGQSEIAVRSMVDFFLLLQLAGAGDELQGIKKGVIEMADAIVVNKSDGDNVGRTKVARGEYARVLHHLHPFTEGWEPKAVCCSGLEGTGVWDVWEMVQAFCEKLKVENRFESIRAKQNAKWFRTLLEQRVLDSFYRRQAVDETFAELERSVSEGRIPVIEAVEKVLG
- the scpA gene encoding methylmalonyl-CoA mutase, which gives rise to MKTVDFSTLAYEANETDAQGSNWKAAFKAESGKTPHETSHETMERIPVKPLYTKVDCEGMTHLGFTAGLAPFLRGPYATMYVFRPWTVRQYAGFSTAEESNAFYRRNIAAGQQGLSVAFDLATHRGYDSDHPRVSGDVGKAGVAIDSVEDMKILFDKIPLDQVSVSMTMNGAVIPVLAFYIAAALEQGCTLDQLSGTIQNDILKEFMVRNTYIYPPAPSMKIIGDIFEFTSKNMPRFNSISISGYHMQEAGATADLEMGYTLADGLEYLRKGVDAGLDIDSFAPRLSFFWAIGKNFFMEVAKMRAARLLWAKLVKQFNPKNPKSLALRTHSQTSGWSLTEQDPFNNVARTAIEALAAACGHTQSLHTNALDEAIALPTDFSARIARNTQLFLQEETGICNVIDPWGGSYYVESLTKDLMEKAWAHIEEIESLGGMTKAIEEGIPKLRIEEAAARRQARIDSGAETIVGLNKFRLEKEDPLEILDIDNSAVRDSQIKRLEALRANRDAAKCKAALDALAACAAGGEGNLLGLAVEAAQARASLGEISDAMEATFGRYKAQIRSISGVYSKEFGKGNSMDEVKQLVEKFEKLEGRRPRIMVAKLGQDGHDRGAKVVSTAYADLGFDVDIGPLFQTPEEAARQAVENDVHVLAMSSLAAGHKTLLPMLVKALKAHGREDILVVCGGVIPAQDYDYLYENGASAIFGPGTIIPESAKKILEALVETFEEAV
- a CDS encoding methylmalonyl-CoA mutase family protein encodes the protein MSTETNEDLLKDFKQATYEEWRAAAEALLKGAPFEKRMLTKTPEGIVLQPIYRQEDVAERVTSTEAPGEGNFARGANPSGYLGSPWEIAQEQPYGDPQVFNEALLKDLNAGQSAVNALLDSASQLGLDPDQATDAQVGECGLSLSTLDDLKVALNGVKAGYLPVYFQSGCAGLSTQALFNAWLKEQGLDTAQVKGGLNMDPYGVLAARGKLPASLDALLDELALLVRHNAQNAPDFSAAGISGIPYHGAGASATEELASVLSTGVAYLRAMDARGISVDEAAGQLRFTLSIGGNFFMEIAKFKVARMLWARVVKELGGGPEACRMKIHARTGMANKTQLDPYVNMLRTTTEAFSAVVGGASSICVGCFDETVRLPDDFSRRLARNLQVILQEECELTHVIDPAGGSWYIDSLTDELAKKAWAAFQNLEKEGGIVASLKSGKWQETLAATRASRESMLGQRRASLIGTNQYPNLEEKPLEARVVTNPAFKDKARNAAKSRRQENDCAAVRKAYEDTPEGEKIVFLIDAIAKGATVGCVTKLFRSDAVEEILDTPLPSWRLAQRYEALRAAAAKYKEKTGTAPQIFLANLGPLKKHKIRADFTRSFFAAGGFECIYGSGIEDVDTGVKDFIRSGARIAVMCGTDPDYVEKVPELASALKKAAPDMTLLLAGFPGDNLATFKEAGLDDYIFVKSNNYEVNKAHLEWLGVL
- the mce gene encoding methylmalonyl-CoA epimerase; its protein translation is MIQQIDHIGIAVKDLEKASRYYEESLGLELHGTEVVASQKVKTAFFAAGDVHIELLEATDADSPIAKFIEKKGEGIHHIAFRTDNIGGQLDKAKDSGCALIHEVPIEGAGEKLVAFLHPKSTFGVLTEFCMSKQS
- a CDS encoding acyl-CoA carboxylase subunit beta, which codes for MSINPKLLEDLSARRKTAELAGGKDKLEKRKAKGQLSARERLQALFDNGEFQEFGQHAAHTCHRFGLKDKKLPGDGVVCGAGFVDGRPVAAFSQDFTVGGGALGRIHSKKICDLMDYAHDTGIPVVSVNDSGGARIQEGVDSLSGYGQVFYKNVFLSGVVPQVAIIAGPCAGGAAYSPALADFIIMTQKNANMFICGPGVIKAATGENASLEQFATASAHASVAGNIHIVADDDKHAIELSAELLSYLPSNNISDPPHHLDAEWEIPHDPRMNEAVPDTNKMPLDTHEVISYLVDDEHFFEIMRDFAPNLITGFARIGGIVVGIIGNNPKVKAGTLDIDSSDKGARFIRTCNIYNIPIVNLVDVPGFMPGLAQERGGIIRHGAKMLFAYASATVPKITLIMRKAYGGAYLAMCSSDMGADVVYAWPTAEIAVMGAEGAVGVLFKKEIAEAEDPAKRTAELVEEYHDEFASPYQAAANAMITDVIEPAETRSKIAQALRLTLSKRDTRPPKKHGNIPL